From Saimiri boliviensis isolate mSaiBol1 chromosome 9, mSaiBol1.pri, whole genome shotgun sequence, a single genomic window includes:
- the BCAS4 gene encoding breast carcinoma-amplified sequence 4 isoform X3: MEENMHPFGSQGSSHVSVLTECAQPALQIRSDTSQILEEHLPVLKAKLTEMRGIYTKVDRLEAFVKMVGRHVAFLEADVLQAERDHGAFPQSLRRWLGSAGLPSFGNVSILPREVRGGPLRPPSADPSVGRSTQEAEFRGHISLLQTESESGHLSLSLSHASPGL; encoded by the exons ATGGAAGAGAACATGCAtccttttggaagccaaggctcTTCCCATGTGTCTGTGTTGACAGAATGTGCCCAGCCAGCTCTGCAG ATCAGAAGTGATACTTCACAGATCCTGGAGGAACACCTCCCAGTCCTTAAGGCCAAATTGACAGAAATGCGTGGGATCTACACCAAAGTGGACCGGCTAGAG gccttCGTCAAGATGGTTGGACGCCACGTCGCCTTCCTGGAAGCAGACGTGCTTCAGGCTGAGCGGGACCATGGGGCCTTCCCACAGTCCCTGCGGAGGTGGCTGGGATCCGCAGGGCTCCCCTCCTTCGGGAACGTGAGTATCCTGCCCCGAGAAGTGAGGGGAGGGCCCCTCCGCCCTCCCTCCGCAGATCCCAGCGTGGGGAGGAGCACTCAGGAAGCCGAGTTCAGGGGGCATATTTCACTTCTGCAGACAGAAAGCGAGTCCGGGCACCTCAGCCTTTCCCTGTCCCACGCGAGCCCTGGGCTGTGA